The Snodgrassella alvi wkB2 genome window below encodes:
- the ffh gene encoding signal recognition particle protein has translation MLDNLSDRFSKIAKTLRGQARLSEDNIKDALREVRMALLEADVALPVVKTFMASVKERAVGQEVIGSLTPGQAFVGVVNDALTELMGTQNSSLNLAAVPPAVILMAGLQGAGKTTTVGKLARLLKNEQKKKILVVSADVYRPAAIEQLKLLAQQVEVDFFPSHEGEQPVTIALNALDHAKKHFYDVLMVDTAGRLAIDQKMMDEIQQIHTAINPVETLFVVDAMQGQDAVNTAQAFNDTLPLTGVVLTKMDGDARGGAALSVRHVTGKPIKFIGVGEKINGLEPFYPDRLASRILGMGDVLSLIEDVQKGIDEKTAQQMAKKLHKGKGFDLNDFKAQIQQMRKMGGIESIMSKLPGDMGQMAKQVPEGTAEKAMSRVEAIINSMTAKERANPLLIKASRKRRIANGSGVTVQEVNKMLKQFEQSQKMMKSFTKGGMGKLMRLAKGMKGIMPQ, from the coding sequence ATGTTAGACAATCTATCAGATCGCTTTAGTAAAATCGCGAAAACTCTGCGCGGACAGGCGCGTTTGAGTGAAGACAATATCAAAGATGCCCTGCGTGAAGTACGTATGGCATTACTCGAAGCAGACGTTGCCCTACCAGTTGTAAAAACGTTTATGGCTTCGGTAAAAGAACGTGCAGTTGGGCAAGAAGTCATTGGTAGTCTCACACCCGGGCAAGCTTTTGTTGGTGTGGTAAACGATGCCCTTACCGAACTGATGGGCACACAAAACAGCAGTCTGAATCTGGCCGCAGTTCCACCGGCCGTGATTCTGATGGCAGGTTTGCAGGGGGCAGGTAAAACCACTACGGTAGGCAAACTGGCCCGACTGCTGAAAAATGAGCAGAAGAAAAAAATCCTGGTGGTTTCTGCCGACGTATACCGTCCGGCGGCAATAGAGCAGCTAAAATTGCTGGCACAACAGGTTGAAGTGGATTTTTTCCCGTCACACGAAGGTGAACAGCCGGTGACCATTGCATTAAATGCTCTGGATCATGCCAAAAAACATTTTTATGATGTACTGATGGTGGATACTGCCGGCCGGCTAGCTATTGACCAGAAAATGATGGATGAAATCCAGCAGATACATACAGCGATTAATCCGGTAGAAACTCTGTTTGTAGTAGATGCCATGCAGGGTCAGGATGCCGTAAATACAGCACAGGCTTTTAATGATACGCTGCCTCTGACAGGTGTGGTATTAACCAAAATGGATGGCGATGCCCGTGGGGGTGCCGCTTTGTCTGTACGCCATGTAACCGGCAAACCGATTAAGTTTATTGGTGTAGGTGAAAAAATCAACGGGCTGGAACCGTTTTATCCGGATCGTCTGGCTTCGCGCATTCTCGGCATGGGAGATGTACTCTCACTGATTGAAGATGTGCAAAAAGGCATTGATGAAAAAACCGCGCAGCAGATGGCAAAAAAACTGCATAAAGGCAAAGGTTTTGACCTGAATGACTTTAAAGCACAAATTCAGCAGATGCGTAAAATGGGTGGAATTGAATCCATTATGTCTAAGCTGCCGGGCGATATGGGACAAATGGCCAAACAGGTGCCGGAAGGCACGGCAGAAAAAGCCATGAGTCGTGTGGAAGCCATTATCAACTCAATGACTGCCAAAGAACGCGCCAATCCGCTGCTAATTAAAGCCAGCCGTAAACGCCGCATTGCCAATGGTTCCGGCGTTACCGTGCAGGAAGTGAATAAAATGCTCAAACAATTTGAGCAGTCACAAAAAATGATGAAATCATTTACCAAGGGCGGTATGGGTAAACTGATGCGTCTGGCCAAAGGCATGAAAGGTATCATGCCGCAATAA
- a CDS encoding SEC-C metal-binding domain-containing protein: MGRNDPCPCNSGRSF, from the coding sequence CTGGGGCGCAATGATCCCTGTCCATGCAACTCGGGTCGCAGCTTTTAA
- a CDS encoding valine--tRNA ligase, which yields MLNTQYSPSEIETRLYQQWEQRGYFAPSLDLSKPSFAIQLPPPNVTGTLHMGHAFNQTIMDGLTRYHRMKGENVCWIPGSDHAGIATQIVVERQLAVENITRHDLGREAFIAKIWDWKKFSGGTITEQMRRVGCSVDWSREYFTMDDVRAEVVTEVFVRLFEQGLIYRGKRLVNWDPVLGTAVSDLEVENIEENGHMWHIRYPLADNPDNALIVATTRPETLLGDVAVAVHPDDERYAGFIGKQLVLPLSGRTIPVIADEYVDKDFGTGCVKITPAHDFNDYEVGKRHQTALINVLSLDARILQQAEVFDFQGQAQAGITLPAQYAGLDRFAARKQMVADLEAQGLLVKVEEHKLMTPKGDRTGSVIEPMLTSQWFVAMTRSADNNVANPEPESEFKGKTLTEKCIHAVESGQVRFIPENWVNTYNQWMNNIQDWCISRQLWWGHQIPAWYDQNGRVYVARNEAEAQAQAGEDAVLTRDEDVLDTWFSSALVPFSTLGWPEKTPELQAFLPSQVLVTGYEIIFFWVARMIMMTTHFTGKVPFHDVYIHGMVRDHEGKKMSKSEGNVIDPVDLIDGIDLENLLVKRTTGLRRPEKAPQVIKATQKLFPDGIPVFGADALRFTMASYASLGRSINFDFKRAEGYRNFCNKLWNASRFVLMNIENHDCGQDESLPLSYSFVDKWLLTRLQQTISAVSEALDTYRFDMAAQTLYEFIWNEYCDWYVELAKTQLQRGDEAQQRATRRTLLRVLEVVLRLLHPIMPFITEELWQTIAPLANAKHTDSIMLAAWPQADSSLNNADAVNQMHYLQELVNSVRNLRGEMGLAMSVKVPLLVESNTDLGEILPYLPLMARLSEAKQVTHLPESDDAPVAVCQGARLMLKVEVDKAAETARLQKEAEKLQKNIDKIEAKLAKPGYTDKAPAHLVEKDRTELAQLQDRMSKIALQLQKYN from the coding sequence ATGTTAAACACCCAATATTCTCCGAGTGAAATCGAAACCCGTTTATATCAGCAATGGGAACAACGCGGCTATTTTGCACCGTCACTGGATTTAAGCAAACCTTCTTTCGCTATTCAGCTGCCACCGCCTAATGTAACCGGCACCCTGCATATGGGGCATGCATTTAACCAGACCATTATGGATGGCCTTACCCGTTATCACCGCATGAAAGGTGAAAATGTGTGCTGGATTCCCGGCTCTGACCATGCCGGTATTGCTACGCAGATTGTGGTGGAACGCCAGCTGGCGGTAGAAAATATTACCCGCCATGATTTAGGCCGGGAAGCATTTATTGCCAAAATCTGGGACTGGAAAAAATTCTCCGGCGGCACCATTACCGAACAGATGCGCCGTGTCGGCTGCTCTGTAGACTGGAGCCGTGAATATTTCACAATGGACGATGTGCGTGCCGAAGTGGTTACCGAAGTATTTGTACGCCTGTTTGAGCAGGGTCTGATTTATCGCGGTAAACGGCTGGTAAACTGGGATCCGGTACTGGGTACAGCTGTATCAGATCTGGAAGTGGAAAATATCGAAGAAAACGGCCATATGTGGCATATCCGTTATCCGCTGGCCGATAATCCGGACAACGCTCTGATTGTTGCCACTACCCGTCCGGAAACTTTGCTGGGTGACGTAGCCGTAGCCGTACATCCCGATGATGAACGTTATGCCGGTTTCATCGGAAAACAGCTGGTGCTGCCGTTATCCGGCCGCACTATTCCGGTAATTGCTGATGAGTATGTAGATAAAGATTTTGGTACCGGCTGCGTTAAAATCACACCGGCTCACGATTTTAATGACTATGAAGTGGGTAAACGTCATCAGACTGCACTGATTAATGTACTCAGTCTGGATGCCAGAATACTACAACAGGCAGAAGTATTTGATTTTCAGGGTCAGGCTCAGGCTGGTATTACATTACCGGCACAATATGCCGGACTGGATCGTTTTGCTGCACGCAAACAGATGGTCGCAGACCTTGAAGCTCAGGGTTTACTGGTAAAAGTGGAAGAACACAAACTGATGACACCTAAAGGTGACCGTACCGGCAGTGTAATCGAACCAATGCTGACCAGTCAGTGGTTTGTGGCTATGACCCGCAGTGCTGATAATAATGTTGCCAACCCTGAACCGGAATCAGAGTTTAAAGGTAAAACTCTGACTGAAAAATGTATTCATGCAGTGGAAAGCGGACAAGTACGCTTTATTCCGGAAAACTGGGTTAATACTTATAACCAGTGGATGAACAATATTCAGGACTGGTGTATCTCCCGCCAGTTGTGGTGGGGTCACCAGATTCCGGCATGGTACGACCAGAACGGCCGCGTTTATGTAGCGCGTAATGAAGCCGAAGCACAGGCACAGGCGGGTGAAGATGCGGTTCTGACCCGTGATGAAGATGTACTGGACACTTGGTTTTCTTCAGCTCTGGTGCCGTTTTCTACTCTTGGCTGGCCGGAAAAAACACCGGAATTGCAGGCATTTCTGCCCTCTCAGGTATTGGTAACCGGTTATGAAATTATTTTCTTCTGGGTAGCACGCATGATTATGATGACTACCCACTTCACCGGTAAAGTACCTTTTCATGATGTATATATTCATGGCATGGTGCGTGACCATGAAGGTAAGAAGATGTCCAAATCTGAAGGCAATGTCATTGACCCGGTGGATTTGATTGACGGTATCGATCTGGAAAACCTGCTGGTTAAACGTACTACCGGTTTGCGCCGCCCGGAAAAAGCGCCGCAGGTAATTAAAGCGACACAAAAACTGTTTCCTGACGGCATTCCGGTATTCGGTGCTGATGCTCTGCGTTTCACTATGGCCAGCTATGCCAGCCTGGGCCGCAGTATCAATTTCGATTTCAAACGTGCCGAAGGCTATCGTAATTTCTGCAATAAATTGTGGAATGCCAGCCGTTTTGTGCTGATGAATATTGAAAATCACGATTGCGGGCAGGATGAAAGTCTGCCGCTAAGTTACAGCTTTGTTGATAAATGGCTGCTGACCCGTTTGCAGCAAACCATTTCAGCAGTGAGTGAAGCACTGGACACCTACCGCTTTGATATGGCTGCTCAGACCTTATATGAATTCATCTGGAATGAATACTGTGACTGGTATGTAGAACTGGCCAAAACTCAGTTGCAGCGTGGTGATGAAGCACAGCAGCGTGCAACACGGCGCACACTATTACGCGTTCTGGAAGTAGTGTTGCGTCTGTTGCATCCGATTATGCCGTTTATCACTGAAGAACTGTGGCAGACCATTGCACCACTGGCTAACGCAAAACATACTGACAGCATCATGCTGGCCGCATGGCCACAGGCTGACAGCAGTCTGAATAATGCTGATGCGGTAAATCAGATGCATTATTTGCAGGAGCTGGTTAATTCAGTTCGCAATTTGCGTGGTGAAATGGGGCTGGCGATGAGTGTAAAAGTGCCTTTACTGGTTGAAAGCAATACCGATCTGGGTGAAATTCTTCCATATCTGCCACTGATGGCACGTCTGAGTGAAGCCAAACAGGTAACCCATTTGCCAGAAAGTGATGATGCACCGGTAG